The region GTAACGAAGGCATTTGGCACGACGGAGTTCTGGACTGCAAGACAGAAGTGAACAACTTCAAGGGAAAGGCCCTGGGATTTGTTTATTCCCTGGTGTTCAACTTCATGGAGCCCAACCGTGATACGGCGCTACTGGTGAACTATCCTTTCTACGTCCTGAGCCTATTGCTGTTCTTCCTTGCCTTGCGCAAGTGGTTTAGGAATGAATGGGCCGCCATTGCGGCGACAGCATTTCTTGGGGGTATGCCCATTTACCTGTTGCAGGCAAGGTCTGCATCTACAGAAGTTCTGTACATATTCTTGCTGAATGCCTTGATGGCGTGGTACGCCTTTGTGCCCACAAGCAAGGTGACCTGGAAGCATTTCTTGCTGACGGTGCCTCTGCTTGGCTTCTTTGCCCAGACCAGGCAGGAAACCGTTTTCGCCTTTATTCCCTTTGCCCTGTTCTATTACAGGTATTTCCTGGAAAAGGCTCATCGCCTTCCGTTGTTTGTTGCATCCGTTATTGCTGTTAGCTGGCCCTCTGTAAATACCATGGCAGCCTACCGCGGTTACGATTTCCAGGGCGGTGAACATGCTGCGCACTCCTTTGAGAACCTTTGGTTCAATCTGAAGACCAACATCGAGGTAATGCTGAACTTGAAGGAAAATCCTGCCTTCGGTGGCATCATGGAAAATCCCTTCTATACAAGCTTTACCATCATTACCATGGTCGCAACGGTGTGGCTCCTGGTTCGTGCGATTGTATGGAGAAGATATCTTCGTGGCTTGATTTTGGGCTTGGCCTTCTGTGCCCAGATTTTTGTCATCATGTTCAATGTCTCCGGTACGTTTACCATTGACATTAACCAGCGCTATGTCCTGGTTGCCTTGCCTTTGTTTGCCTTGATTATGGCCCTGGGACTTTTTGACGCTTTGCAGTTTGCAACCAAGATGCGCCATGATGCCGCAGGCCATATTGTGATGATTCTTGCCTGCCTTATGTCTGTGGGCTTGATGGTTTATCATGGAAACAGCTATCGAAACAACATGCTCTATTACAAGAACAAGCTGTTGGGCGAAGAGGATTATCTGGATCATGTCCTTGAATCCTATCCAGAAAATTCCATATTCATTTATGCCCGCCCCTGGCAGATGCTGGCTTCCGGCCATAGTTCCTTTAGTGAACGCACCTTTATGGGCTGGAATACGGAAAACTTTGCCAAGTGGCTTCAAGTTTCCGATGGCAATATTTACCTGGTTCGCGGCCAGGACGGCTATGGTGAATTGAACCGCAAGAGCCGTGTGGTTGGCT is a window of Fibrobacter sp. DNA encoding:
- a CDS encoding NPCBM/NEW2 domain-containing protein → MKNWIASLNLGRKHGIALAVTLAVLVVAFLIFNNLSVPYARRWDIDWGYYSILSTFILLVVGVVVNAPYISRNWKDMKPSGKGCCILAVVILIFSVFMFANISNTHRVLSDETSWESMGLQMYYQHTGGICNEGIWHDGVLDCKTEVNNFKGKALGFVYSLVFNFMEPNRDTALLVNYPFYVLSLLLFFLALRKWFRNEWAAIAATAFLGGMPIYLLQARSASTEVLYIFLLNALMAWYAFVPTSKVTWKHFLLTVPLLGFFAQTRQETVFAFIPFALFYYRYFLEKAHRLPLFVASVIAVSWPSVNTMAAYRGYDFQGGEHAAHSFENLWFNLKTNIEVMLNLKENPAFGGIMENPFYTSFTIITMVATVWLLVRAIVWRRYLRGLILGLAFCAQIFVIMFNVSGTFTIDINQRYVLVALPLFALIMALGLFDALQFATKMRHDAAGHIVMILACLMSVGLMVYHGNSYRNNMLYYKNKLLGEEDYLDHVLESYPENSIFIYARPWQMLASGHSSFSERTFMGWNTENFAKWLQVSDGNIYLVRGQDGYGELNRKSRVVGFKTTDQIDEILQDYKHERVLLEPKLFGYPLAIYKVISKKGVSNYAQNFMVSDYVAASDSSDNHFVLNRRFPEAISCVYTLNGELQEEILLSQDADTVLVDSSKIHNGMNRAEFRCEMPDNDTLNIIRDFFIDAESVQLLSALKMDSYSQDWGAPQTNESVEHHQLMLDGEYFRYGIGSHANSVIKYTLPRKFEKFHVVVGLDDESACGDGANFVIVGDGNVLVRTKRLYSSQKQSLDVDVTDVKSLELRVEKGDNMDCDHGDWANAWLEAAK